In Janthinobacterium sp. 67, a genomic segment contains:
- a CDS encoding substrate-binding domain-containing protein, which produces MNLKNLAKTLGISETTVSRALNGYPEVSERTRERVLAAAQAAGYRPNPMARSLAVGRTNIVGIIYPLMPNDLADPMFIDIVGGMSEALEAQQMDMMIAPASATNEFHTYERMVKGRRIDGLIVGRTKPFDERIAYLAQQGMPFVAHGRTQLNQPHAWFDYDNEAGMRLAVERLAQLGHQRIGLISATPDLNFVRQRVESFQHAMQAGGLAVDPDNLVDNAHDRRAGYQAMQRLLARSPRPTAVIVDNHMSGVGAVRALLDAGISIGREMSLIVWGVMEDSLAGHNVTTIVQPDPRGAGAKMINMLLAQMDGTPVTDLQELWPCELLPGESAGAVPN; this is translated from the coding sequence ATGAACCTCAAAAATCTCGCCAAAACGCTAGGAATATCCGAAACCACCGTCAGCCGCGCCTTGAATGGCTATCCGGAAGTGAGCGAACGCACGCGCGAGCGGGTGCTGGCCGCTGCGCAGGCGGCCGGCTACCGCCCCAATCCCATGGCGCGCAGCCTGGCCGTGGGGCGCACGAATATCGTCGGCATCATCTACCCGCTGATGCCGAACGACCTGGCCGACCCCATGTTCATCGACATCGTGGGCGGCATGTCGGAAGCGCTGGAAGCGCAGCAGATGGACATGATGATCGCGCCCGCCTCGGCCACCAACGAGTTCCACACCTATGAACGCATGGTCAAGGGCCGCCGCATCGACGGGCTGATCGTCGGGCGCACGAAACCGTTCGACGAGCGCATCGCCTACCTGGCGCAGCAGGGCATGCCCTTCGTCGCGCATGGCCGCACGCAGCTGAACCAGCCGCATGCGTGGTTCGACTACGACAACGAAGCGGGCATGCGCCTGGCCGTCGAGCGCCTGGCGCAGCTGGGCCACCAGCGCATCGGCCTGATCAGCGCCACGCCTGACCTGAACTTCGTGCGCCAGCGCGTCGAGAGTTTCCAGCACGCCATGCAGGCGGGCGGCCTGGCCGTCGATCCGGACAATCTGGTCGACAACGCGCACGACCGCCGCGCCGGTTACCAGGCCATGCAGCGCCTGCTGGCCCGCTCGCCCCGCCCCACGGCCGTCATCGTCGACAATCACATGTCGGGCGTGGGCGCCGTGCGCGCGCTGCTCGACGCGGGCATCAGCATCGGCCGCGAGATGTCGCTGATCGTCTGGGGCGTGATGGAAGATTCCCTGGCCGGCCACAACGTCACCACCATCGTCCAGCCCGACCCGCGCGGCGCCGGCGCGAAAATGATCAACATGCTGCTGGCGCAGATGGATGGCACGCCCGTCACCGATTTGCAGGAACTGTGGCCATGCGAACTGTTGCCGGGCGAGTCGGCGGGAGCCGTGCCGAACTAG
- the malE gene encoding maltose/maltodextrin ABC transporter substrate-binding protein MalE, giving the protein MSFTHPKRSFIKTTLIAAALAGIGNLAAVSMGNAAEAGTLLIWINGDKGYKGLAKVGEEFTKKTGIKVVVEHPEDAPNKFQQAAAAGKGPDIWIWPHDRIGTWIDAGLLQPLTPSKEARAAILPLAWNAFTVSGKTWGYPISIEAVALVYNKDLVPTPPKTFEEIAALDKKLSAQGKKAILWDYTNTYFTWPLLGAGGGFPFEVKSDGRYDAAKTGVNNAGSQAGVNALMTLINSGAMPKGAGYAEMEAGFNQGKIAMMINGPWSWDNARKSKINFGVATIPTVAGKTATPFVGVLGAMISKASPNKDLATEFLENQMLQINGLKTINADVPLGTPANKVLFAELKANPNIQATMESAQAGRPMPNNPEMGRFWSSMQSALENITQGRQTTKDGLDAAAKRITTAN; this is encoded by the coding sequence ATGTCCTTCACGCACCCGAAACGCAGCTTCATCAAAACCACCCTGATCGCCGCCGCCCTGGCCGGCATCGGCAACCTGGCCGCCGTCAGCATGGGGAACGCGGCCGAAGCAGGCACCCTGCTGATCTGGATCAATGGCGACAAAGGCTACAAGGGCCTGGCCAAGGTCGGCGAAGAATTCACCAAGAAGACGGGCATCAAGGTCGTCGTCGAGCATCCGGAAGATGCGCCGAACAAATTCCAGCAAGCGGCCGCCGCCGGCAAGGGCCCGGACATCTGGATCTGGCCGCATGACCGCATCGGCACCTGGATCGACGCCGGCTTGCTGCAACCATTGACGCCAAGCAAGGAAGCGCGCGCCGCCATCCTGCCGCTGGCCTGGAACGCCTTCACGGTGAGCGGCAAGACCTGGGGCTACCCGATCTCCATCGAAGCCGTCGCCCTCGTCTACAACAAGGACCTGGTGCCGACGCCGCCAAAAACCTTCGAGGAAATCGCCGCGCTGGACAAGAAATTGTCCGCCCAAGGCAAGAAAGCCATCCTGTGGGATTACACGAACACCTATTTCACGTGGCCATTGCTGGGTGCGGGCGGCGGCTTCCCGTTTGAAGTCAAGTCCGACGGCCGCTACGATGCAGCCAAGACGGGCGTGAACAATGCCGGCTCGCAAGCGGGCGTGAATGCGCTGATGACCCTGATCAACAGCGGCGCCATGCCGAAGGGCGCCGGCTACGCCGAGATGGAAGCGGGCTTCAACCAGGGCAAGATCGCCATGATGATCAACGGCCCATGGTCATGGGACAATGCGCGCAAGTCGAAGATCAACTTCGGCGTGGCAACGATCCCTACCGTGGCGGGCAAGACGGCCACCCCATTCGTGGGCGTGCTGGGCGCGATGATTTCCAAGGCCAGCCCGAACAAGGACCTGGCGACGGAATTCCTGGAAAACCAGATGCTGCAGATCAATGGCCTGAAAACCATCAACGCCGACGTCCCGCTGGGTACGCCAGCCAATAAAGTGCTGTTTGCGGAACTGAAAGCCAATCCGAACATCCAGGCGACGATGGAAAGCGCGCAAGCGGGCCGCCCAATGCCGAACAACCCGGAAATGGGCCGCTTCTGGTCGTCGATGCAATCGGCGCTGGAAAACATCACGCAAGGCCGCCAGACGACCAAGGATGGCCTCGATGCGGCGGCGAAGCGGATTACGACGGCGAATTAA
- the malF gene encoding maltose ABC transporter permease MalF gives MRKFIGPTVLTISMALGLYLLFMLYISGQTMLAAVFLGLLTLTTFVFTSPRAYAYRYLFPGITAVIVFVLLPMVYTVSIGFTNFSSRNLLTYERATQYLLDETQRVESAGYAMTVHADNKEYRLRLESPDTGEVLLTQPLALKRAVPLNVEVAPLDPVQAPVLAAPLPIKDIIALQKDLKLLTLVLPNKIELRMVGLREFGPVAHVYKQLPDKTLKKVATGELVKPNFKTGFYEMPDGTKLEPGFKVNVGFANFVKIFSDEAFRGPFLRIFVWTIVFALISVATTTGLGMVLAVLLNWDALRFRGLYRTLLFLPYAVPGFISILVFKGLFNNNFGEINLVLDALFGIKPAWFSDTTLAKAMILIVNTWLGYPYMMVVCMGLIKAIPSDLYEASALAGAGPLTNFFKITLPLIIKPLTPLMVASLGFNFNNFVLISLLTGGRPDFLDTTLPAGTTDLLVSYTYRIAFEDSGQNFGLAAAISTLIFFLVAAISLVNMRLTRMNKA, from the coding sequence GTGCGCAAGTTTATCGGCCCTACGGTATTGACCATCAGCATGGCGCTGGGTCTGTATCTGCTCTTCATGTTGTACATTTCCGGCCAGACCATGCTGGCCGCCGTTTTCCTCGGCTTGCTGACCTTGACGACGTTTGTCTTCACGTCGCCGCGCGCCTATGCTTACCGCTATCTGTTTCCCGGCATCACGGCGGTCATCGTCTTCGTGCTGCTGCCGATGGTGTACACGGTGTCGATCGGCTTTACCAATTTCAGTTCGCGCAACCTGCTCACCTATGAACGGGCCACGCAATATTTGCTGGATGAAACGCAGCGCGTGGAAAGCGCCGGCTATGCCATGACCGTGCATGCCGATAATAAAGAATACCGCTTGCGCCTGGAAAGCCCGGACACGGGCGAAGTGCTCTTGACGCAGCCGCTGGCCCTCAAGCGCGCCGTGCCCCTGAACGTGGAAGTGGCGCCGCTCGATCCCGTGCAGGCGCCCGTGCTGGCCGCGCCGCTGCCCATCAAGGACATCATCGCCCTGCAAAAAGACTTGAAACTGCTCACCCTCGTGCTGCCGAACAAGATCGAGCTGCGCATGGTGGGCTTGCGCGAATTCGGCCCCGTCGCGCACGTCTACAAGCAACTGCCCGACAAGACCTTGAAGAAAGTCGCCACGGGCGAACTCGTGAAACCGAACTTCAAGACGGGCTTTTATGAAATGCCGGACGGCACGAAACTGGAACCGGGCTTCAAGGTCAACGTGGGCTTCGCCAACTTCGTCAAGATCTTCTCGGACGAAGCGTTCCGCGGCCCCTTCCTGCGCATTTTCGTGTGGACCATCGTTTTCGCGCTGATCAGCGTGGCCACCACGACGGGCCTGGGCATGGTGCTGGCCGTGCTCCTGAACTGGGATGCGCTGCGCTTCCGCGGCCTGTACCGCACCCTGCTGTTCCTGCCGTACGCCGTGCCCGGTTTCATTTCCATCCTCGTCTTCAAGGGCTTGTTCAACAATAACTTTGGCGAAATCAACCTCGTGCTCGACGCCCTGTTCGGCATCAAGCCCGCCTGGTTCTCGGACACCACCTTGGCCAAGGCCATGATCTTGATCGTCAACACCTGGCTCGGCTACCCCTACATGATGGTCGTGTGCATGGGCCTGATCAAGGCGATCCCGTCGGACCTGTACGAAGCCTCGGCCCTGGCCGGCGCGGGACCGCTGACGAATTTCTTCAAGATCACCCTGCCCCTGATCATCAAGCCGCTCACGCCGCTGATGGTGGCCAGCCTCGGCTTCAACTTCAACAATTTTGTGCTGATCAGTTTGCTGACGGGCGGGCGTCCCGATTTCCTCGACACCACCTTGCCGGCCGGCACGACGGACTTGCTCGTGTCCTACACCTACCGCATCGCGTTCGAGGATTCCGGCCAGAACTTTGGCCTGGCCGCCGCCATCTCGACCCTGATCTTCTTCCTCGTGGCCGCGATTTCGCTGGTCAACATGCGCCTGACGCGCATGAACAAAGCATAA
- the malG gene encoding maltose ABC transporter permease MalG, whose protein sequence is MAIVVDRSNRWRILAAHVAVIALIALVMFPFLMILSISLRPGNFASGSLIPPEISFEHWRLALGMSYQAPNGALVEPDFPVLLWLWNSIKVASMSATVTVLLSTTCAYAFARMQFRFKSQTLSALMLLQMFPAVLALVAIYAIFDVLGSYVPWLGIDHHGSLVLAYTGGIALHIWTIKGYYQTIPIEIEEAAKVDGATQWQAFVYVLLPMTVPILMVVFLLSFIGAIIEYPIASVLLHEQNNLTLAVGSKLFLYEQKYLWGDFAAAAILSGLPITAVFLLAQKWMISGLTAGGVKG, encoded by the coding sequence ATGGCTATCGTTGTCGACCGTTCCAACCGCTGGCGCATCCTGGCGGCCCACGTCGCCGTGATCGCGCTGATCGCGCTGGTGATGTTTCCCTTCCTGATGATCTTGTCGATCTCCCTGCGGCCCGGCAATTTCGCCTCGGGCAGCCTGATACCGCCCGAGATCAGCTTCGAGCACTGGCGCTTGGCGCTGGGCATGTCTTACCAGGCGCCCAACGGCGCCCTCGTCGAACCGGACTTCCCCGTGCTGCTGTGGCTGTGGAATTCCATCAAGGTGGCCAGCATGAGCGCCACCGTGACCGTGCTGCTGTCGACTACCTGCGCGTATGCGTTCGCGCGCATGCAGTTCCGCTTCAAGTCGCAGACGCTGTCCGCGCTGATGCTGCTGCAAATGTTCCCCGCCGTGCTGGCCCTGGTGGCCATCTACGCCATCTTCGACGTGCTGGGCAGCTACGTGCCATGGCTGGGCATCGACCACCACGGCAGCCTGGTGCTGGCCTATACGGGCGGCATCGCCCTGCACATCTGGACCATCAAGGGCTACTACCAAACCATCCCCATCGAGATCGAGGAAGCGGCCAAGGTCGACGGCGCCACGCAGTGGCAGGCCTTCGTCTACGTGCTGCTGCCGATGACGGTGCCCATCCTGATGGTGGTGTTTTTGTTGTCGTTCATCGGCGCCATCATCGAATACCCGATCGCGTCCGTGCTGCTGCATGAACAGAACAACCTGACCCTGGCCGTCGGCTCCAAGCTGTTCCTGTACGAGCAAAAATACCTGTGGGGCGACTTCGCCGCGGCGGCCATCCTGTCCGGCCTGCCCATCACGGCCGTGTTCCTGCTGGCGCAAAAATGGATGATCTCCGGCCTGACGGCTGGCGGCGTGAAGGGCTGA
- a CDS encoding alpha-amylase family glycosyl hydrolase produces the protein MPTIQNNLAHLPADWWRSAVIYQVYPRSFLDSNGDGIGDLPGITSKLDYIAALGADIVWISPFFTSPMKDFGYDVADFCDVDPMFGTLADFDRLVARAHELGLKVMIDQVLSHSSDIHPWFVESRSSRDNPKADWYVWADQKPDGTAPNNWLSVFGGSAWQWEPRRGQYYLHDFLVSQPDLNFHNPAVQQAQLDNLRFWLERGVDGFRFDSCNFPYHDQLLRDNPPAAQRDASSVSAINPYGMQAHVYDKTQPENIAYLQRVRAVLDEYQAVSIGEVGDDNALATMAAYTGADKLHMAYSFNLLTAEFSAAHIRKQVEEFEAQVADGWASWSVGNHDSVRVMTRWGGENPSPSLAKVVLAVQAALKGTPCLYQGDELALTEADIPFEALQDPYGIPFWPQFKGRDGCRTPMPWVAGAPHGGFSTAKPWLPVPPEHLARAADVEARDSGSPLQFAQNILAWRRTLPQLLRGDISFFDAPEPVLALRRDLPGQPSVLAAFNLGTEAVTFSWPDAAPAADLAGHGLPGNKDGQQIILPPHGGWFGTLA, from the coding sequence ATGCCGACCATCCAGAACAATCTCGCCCATCTGCCCGCCGACTGGTGGCGCAGCGCCGTCATCTACCAGGTGTATCCACGCAGCTTCCTCGACAGCAATGGCGACGGCATCGGCGACTTGCCCGGCATTACCTCCAAGCTCGATTACATCGCCGCCCTGGGCGCCGACATCGTGTGGATCTCGCCCTTCTTCACGTCGCCGATGAAGGACTTCGGCTATGACGTGGCTGATTTCTGCGACGTCGACCCGATGTTTGGCACCCTGGCCGATTTCGACCGCCTCGTGGCCCGCGCCCATGAACTGGGCTTGAAAGTGATGATCGACCAGGTGCTGTCGCACTCGTCCGACATCCATCCGTGGTTCGTGGAAAGCCGCTCCAGCCGCGACAATCCCAAGGCCGACTGGTATGTGTGGGCCGACCAGAAGCCGGACGGCACGGCGCCGAACAACTGGCTGTCCGTGTTCGGCGGTTCGGCCTGGCAATGGGAGCCGCGCCGCGGCCAGTATTACCTGCACGATTTCCTCGTCAGCCAGCCCGACCTGAATTTCCACAATCCGGCCGTGCAGCAGGCCCAGCTGGACAACCTGCGTTTCTGGCTCGAGCGCGGCGTCGACGGCTTCCGCTTCGATTCCTGCAACTTCCCGTATCACGACCAGTTGCTGCGCGACAATCCGCCAGCCGCGCAGCGCGATGCGAGCAGTGTATCGGCCATCAATCCCTACGGCATGCAGGCGCACGTGTACGACAAGACGCAGCCGGAAAACATCGCCTACCTGCAGCGCGTGCGCGCCGTGCTCGACGAATACCAGGCCGTTTCCATCGGCGAAGTGGGCGACGACAATGCGCTGGCCACCATGGCGGCCTACACGGGCGCCGACAAGCTGCACATGGCCTACAGCTTCAACTTGCTGACGGCGGAGTTTTCGGCCGCCCACATCCGCAAGCAGGTGGAAGAGTTCGAAGCGCAAGTGGCCGACGGCTGGGCTTCCTGGTCCGTGGGCAACCACGACAGCGTGCGCGTCATGACGCGCTGGGGCGGCGAGAATCCATCGCCGTCGCTGGCCAAGGTCGTGCTGGCCGTGCAGGCCGCCTTGAAAGGCACGCCGTGCCTGTACCAGGGCGACGAGCTGGCCCTGACGGAAGCGGACATTCCTTTCGAAGCGCTGCAAGACCCGTACGGCATTCCGTTCTGGCCCCAGTTCAAGGGCCGCGACGGCTGCCGCACGCCGATGCCATGGGTGGCCGGTGCGCCGCACGGCGGCTTCAGCACGGCAAAACCCTGGTTGCCCGTGCCGCCCGAACACCTGGCGCGCGCCGCTGACGTCGAAGCGCGCGATAGCGGCTCGCCGCTGCAGTTTGCGCAGAATATCCTCGCCTGGCGCCGCACCCTGCCGCAATTGCTGCGTGGCGACATCAGTTTCTTCGATGCGCCGGAACCCGTGCTGGCCCTGCGCCGCGACTTGCCCGGCCAACCGTCGGTCCTGGCCGCCTTCAACCTGGGCACGGAAGCCGTCACATTTTCCTGGCCAGACGCGGCGCCGGCGGCCGACCTGGCCGGTCACGGCTTGCCAGGTAATAAAGATGGCCAGCAGATCATCCTGCCCCCGCATGGCGGCTGGTTCGGCACCCTGGCGTAA
- a CDS encoding maltoporin, with protein sequence MNKHFLKTLPAAVALALSASAAQAALPIDFGGYIRSGFGTSSEGGKEACFGLAGASSKYRLGNECETYGELKFGGEAFKAANGTTFRINTLVAFSVNQNQDWEQSDPSWREMNVVADKIGSGAFAEARAWVGKRYYDRQDVHITDYYFWNNSGPGAGLENIDLGAAKLAYAIVRTADDGDSKRMGLSHDLRFSGIKVNPDGELTLGLQFNQKRNAQGAAPIASGHLLTVMHTQGNLLGGFNKVALQYGKGSAANTGGFSLGAGKDDKVVRLTEQIMIQPKGAWSGMGTFVYEDKETAGVSSKWTSIGARPVYHFTDNYSLAVELGHDIVKPEGGESRNLTKLTFAPQLSAGNSFWSRPVLRAFYTYAKWNKAAQSAAAAESALSSTGVFGGKTNGSSIGFQVESWW encoded by the coding sequence ATGAACAAACATTTCTTGAAAACTTTGCCTGCCGCCGTGGCGTTGGCCTTGAGCGCTTCGGCCGCCCAGGCCGCCCTGCCTATCGATTTCGGCGGCTACATCCGCTCGGGCTTTGGCACCAGCAGCGAAGGCGGCAAGGAAGCGTGTTTCGGCCTGGCCGGCGCCTCGTCCAAGTATCGTCTGGGCAATGAGTGCGAAACCTACGGCGAGTTGAAATTCGGCGGCGAAGCCTTCAAAGCCGCCAATGGCACCACCTTCCGCATCAACACCCTGGTGGCGTTCTCCGTCAACCAGAACCAGGACTGGGAACAATCGGACCCGTCGTGGCGCGAAATGAACGTGGTCGCCGACAAGATCGGTTCGGGCGCCTTCGCCGAAGCGCGCGCCTGGGTCGGCAAGCGCTACTACGACCGCCAGGACGTGCACATCACCGATTACTACTTCTGGAATAACAGCGGCCCTGGCGCCGGCCTGGAAAACATCGACCTGGGCGCCGCCAAGCTGGCCTACGCCATCGTGCGCACGGCCGATGACGGCGACAGCAAGCGCATGGGCCTGTCCCACGACCTGCGCTTCTCCGGCATCAAGGTCAACCCCGATGGCGAACTGACGCTGGGCTTGCAATTCAACCAGAAACGCAATGCGCAGGGCGCCGCCCCCATCGCCAGCGGCCACTTGCTGACCGTCATGCATACGCAAGGCAATCTGCTGGGCGGCTTCAACAAGGTGGCATTGCAGTACGGCAAAGGCAGCGCCGCCAATACGGGCGGCTTCAGCCTGGGCGCCGGCAAGGATGACAAGGTCGTGCGCCTGACGGAACAGATCATGATCCAGCCCAAAGGCGCGTGGTCGGGCATGGGCACCTTTGTCTATGAAGACAAGGAAACGGCAGGCGTGAGCAGCAAATGGACGTCGATCGGCGCGCGTCCCGTCTACCACTTCACGGACAACTACAGCCTGGCCGTGGAACTGGGCCACGACATCGTCAAGCCGGAAGGCGGCGAGAGCCGCAATCTCACCAAGCTGACCTTCGCGCCGCAACTGTCGGCCGGCAACAGCTTCTGGTCGCGCCCCGTGCTGCGCGCCTTCTACACCTACGCCAAATGGAACAAGGCAGCCCAGTCGGCCGCCGCCGCGGAATCGGCGCTGTCGTCGACGGGCGTGTTTGGTGGCAAGACCAATGGCAGCTCGATCGGCTTCCAGGTCGAGTCGTGGTGGTAA
- a CDS encoding alpha-amylase family glycosyl hydrolase produces the protein MRRSLTTLAALLLCASAQAGSFAENPVVYFAVTDRFANGNPGNDHSYGRAADPQGGDVGSFHGGDIAGITQQLKAGYFRELGVNALWITAPYEQIHGWVVGGKQQFQHYAYHGYWALDYTTMDANMGTREELREMINTAHAQGIRVLFDVVLNHPGYADLRTLSEFKVPVLWPGHEKAVLRDYHSFIDYNNFAFAQWWGPDWVRAGLPGYSDGGKDDFTMQLAYLPDFRTESGKAVGLPPILQRKSDTRAVALPDATVRTYLVSWLADWVREFGVDGFRADTVKHVEPASWLALRAAATDALQDWKTRHPQQKIDDAPFWMTGEAWGHGPERSSWHDAGFDSMINFDFQHRAGGDWKSIDGVYRQYAGLLNKGSAPRYDILSYISSHDTSLFPRDRLKHGLSALLLAPGGVQLFYGDESARQPGAAPIGDEQQATRSSMNWATLDAATLAHARKLGQFRLRHPALARGEHRLIDEKPYAFARVMDGDAIIAVPEAQGALALKVHGVFADGTQLRDAYTNQTYIVKDDAVAVNAAGTVLLEKAAP, from the coding sequence ATGCGGCGCTCCCTGACTACGCTGGCCGCCCTGCTGTTGTGCGCTTCGGCGCAGGCAGGGAGTTTTGCCGAGAATCCGGTTGTCTACTTCGCCGTGACGGACCGCTTCGCCAACGGCAACCCCGGCAACGACCACAGTTATGGCCGCGCCGCCGATCCGCAAGGCGGCGACGTCGGCAGCTTCCACGGCGGCGACATCGCCGGCATCACGCAGCAGCTCAAAGCCGGCTATTTCAGGGAACTGGGCGTCAACGCCCTGTGGATCACGGCGCCGTATGAGCAGATACACGGCTGGGTGGTGGGCGGCAAGCAGCAATTCCAGCACTACGCCTACCACGGCTACTGGGCGCTCGACTACACCACCATGGACGCCAACATGGGCACGCGCGAGGAATTGCGCGAAATGATCAATACGGCCCACGCGCAAGGCATCCGCGTGCTGTTCGACGTGGTGCTGAACCACCCCGGCTACGCGGACCTGCGCACCCTGTCCGAATTCAAGGTGCCCGTGCTGTGGCCGGGACATGAAAAGGCCGTGCTGCGCGACTATCACAGCTTCATCGACTACAACAACTTCGCATTCGCGCAATGGTGGGGCCCGGACTGGGTGCGCGCGGGCTTGCCCGGCTATTCAGACGGCGGCAAGGACGATTTCACGATGCAGCTGGCCTACCTGCCCGACTTCCGCACGGAGAGCGGCAAGGCCGTGGGCTTGCCGCCCATCCTGCAACGTAAAAGCGACACGCGCGCCGTGGCACTGCCCGATGCGACTGTCCGCACTTACCTTGTCAGCTGGCTGGCCGACTGGGTGCGCGAATTCGGCGTCGACGGTTTCAGGGCCGACACCGTCAAGCACGTGGAGCCGGCCAGCTGGCTGGCCCTGCGCGCGGCGGCCACCGATGCACTGCAAGACTGGAAGACGCGCCACCCGCAGCAGAAAATCGACGACGCGCCATTCTGGATGACGGGCGAAGCGTGGGGCCATGGCCCCGAGCGCAGCAGCTGGCATGACGCGGGCTTCGACTCGATGATCAATTTCGATTTCCAGCATCGCGCGGGCGGCGACTGGAAAAGCATCGACGGCGTGTACCGCCAGTACGCGGGCTTGCTGAACAAGGGCTCGGCCCCCCGCTACGACATCCTGTCGTATATCTCCTCGCACGACACCAGTTTGTTCCCGCGCGACCGGCTGAAACATGGCTTGTCCGCCCTGCTGCTGGCGCCGGGCGGCGTGCAGCTGTTCTACGGCGATGAAAGCGCGCGCCAGCCCGGCGCGGCGCCCATCGGCGACGAACAGCAGGCGACCCGGTCAAGCATGAACTGGGCTACGCTCGATGCGGCCACCCTGGCCCATGCGCGCAAGCTGGGCCAGTTCCGGCTGCGCCACCCTGCCCTGGCGCGCGGCGAGCATCGTTTGATCGATGAAAAGCCGTATGCGTTCGCCCGCGTGATGGATGGCGACGCCATCATCGCCGTGCCCGAAGCGCAAGGCGCGCTCGCACTCAAAGTACATGGCGTGTTCGCCGATGGCACACAACTGCGCGACGCCTACACGAACCAAACCTATATCGTCAAAGATGACGCCGTCGCCGTGAACGCGGCCGGCACCGTCCTGTTAGAAAAGGCAGCACCATGA
- a CDS encoding ABC transporter ATP-binding protein has translation MAGLKLAGLKKAYGDVQTLHGIDLEIADGEFMVFVGPSGCGKSTLLRSICGLEEISGGDLFIGKTRMNDVPPAKRGIAMVFQSYALYPHMSVAQNMAFGLKLAGMSKVQIADAVQRAAQILRIEPLLERKPKDLSGGQRQRVAIGRAIVRKPDVFLFDEPLSNLDASLRVQMRIELANLHRELRSTMIYVTHDQVEAMTLADRIVVLNAGRIEQVGAPLELYHHPANLFVAGFLGSPRMNFLKGKIHSYVDGVATIATNAGGMLQAVLTQPLASGTPVTVGARPEHVQACAPGATAAITATVQAVEKLGDISYLYVYVAGGDEPLVVRADAETDWAIGQSVALQVAPARVHVFDEHGQTRT, from the coding sequence ATGGCAGGACTGAAATTAGCAGGGCTGAAGAAGGCATATGGCGACGTGCAAACCCTGCACGGCATCGACCTGGAGATCGCGGACGGCGAATTCATGGTCTTCGTGGGCCCGTCGGGTTGCGGCAAATCCACCTTGTTGCGCAGCATATGCGGCCTGGAAGAAATCAGCGGCGGCGACTTGTTCATCGGCAAGACCCGCATGAACGACGTGCCGCCCGCCAAACGGGGCATCGCCATGGTGTTCCAGAGCTACGCCCTGTACCCGCACATGAGCGTGGCGCAGAACATGGCCTTCGGCCTGAAACTGGCCGGCATGAGCAAGGTGCAAATCGCCGACGCCGTGCAGCGCGCCGCGCAAATCCTGCGCATCGAACCATTGCTGGAACGCAAACCGAAGGACTTGTCGGGCGGCCAGCGCCAGCGCGTGGCCATCGGCCGCGCCATCGTGCGCAAGCCCGACGTCTTCCTGTTCGACGAACCGCTGTCGAACCTCGACGCATCGCTGCGCGTGCAGATGCGCATCGAACTGGCGAACTTGCACCGCGAATTGCGCTCGACCATGATTTACGTCACGCATGACCAGGTCGAAGCGATGACCCTGGCCGACCGCATCGTCGTGCTCAACGCGGGCCGCATCGAGCAGGTGGGCGCGCCACTCGAGCTGTACCACCACCCCGCCAACCTGTTCGTGGCCGGTTTCCTCGGTTCGCCCCGCATGAATTTCCTCAAGGGCAAGATCCACAGCTACGTCGACGGCGTGGCCACTATCGCCACCAACGCGGGCGGCATGCTGCAGGCCGTGTTGACGCAGCCATTGGCCAGCGGCACCCCCGTCACCGTCGGCGCGCGTCCCGAGCACGTGCAGGCATGCGCGCCCGGCGCCACTGCCGCCATCACGGCCACCGTGCAGGCCGTGGAAAAACTGGGCGACATCAGCTATCTGTACGTGTACGTAGCAGGCGGCGACGAGCCGCTGGTGGTGCGCGCCGATGCGGAGACGGACTGGGCCATTGGCCAATCCGTGGCGCTGCAGGTGGCGCCGGCCCGCGTCCACGTGTTCGACGAGCACGGCCAGACCCGTACCTGA